TGATTTCCAAGCTAGGTTTTGACGAAGCGCATTCACGACCTAATTATGGAGGAGGGGGTTTTTGATTGACGACGTAGAAATTAGAGTGGCAAGAATAATACATAGAAGAATTCCTATATATTTTATTACCTAGAAACAGAAGAGTAAATCACAAACACATTAATAGATAGGCTATCAGCTAATTTAGAGTGCACAAATAGATGGTTTAGGTATTACTAGTGACCGTAAAGGCGTGATTGGTATCTAATAGATACATTATAATGCGTGGCACATAATGTAACGTTTTTATCATGTAAACACATTTACGAAGGGTATAAGCTTAAATCTCAGTTCACATGAAATAATCATGTGTAAGGACTAATAATAGAGGCAAGAGAAGACTGCTCGATATAGCAACCGAAGTACAGCAACACGCCTTTTTAACAGTACTAAAAATAAAAGACAAAAGAATACTATTCATGACTAAGGCTCCTTTCTACCTTTGTGCAGTCAGCTTTTGCAACTCCTGGACAAAGTTCTCGCCCCAGAAAGCACTCGTATATTTAGAGATATATTTGTAGAGTTTCTCCCAATTGGCCTCTCTCTTTTCGGTTGGTAGAGTTAGAGATTCGTGAATTGCCTCGGAAAGCTCATCCGTATTCCAGGGGTTAACTATGATCGCACTGTTTAGAGATTGAGCAGCTCCAGTGAATTCACTTAAAATCAAGGTGCCCTTTATCTCCTGCTGACAGGCAATGTATTCATACGAGACCAAATTCATACCATCACGAGTGGAAGAAACCAAACAGACATCGCTAACCGAGTATAGAGAGATCAACTCGCTGAATGGGATAGACTTATGCATGAAATGGATAGGAACAAATTCCACGGTACCAAATTGCCCATTGATTCTTCCAACCAGCTCGTTAACCATCGTTCTCAAGTATTGATATTCCTCAACATCACCACGACTTGGGACTGCAACCTGAACCAAAACAACCTTCCCAATCCACTCAGGATGCTCGTTCAAAAACACCTCCATAGCATGTAGTTTATGTGGAACACCCTTAATGTAATCTAGTCTATCAACACCAACTATTATCTTACAGTCCTTAAAGGTTTCCTTTAATTGCTTAACCCTAGCAATAACAGATTCCTGCTTGAGACCCTCCGTAAAGTTATCAACATCTATACCAATGGGGAACGCGGCAACATTAACAAAGCGGCCCCCAAACTCTACCCCATTGGGAAGCGTATTGACATTCAACACTCTTTGAACAGCAGACAAAAAGTGGCGAGCGTAGTCGTAAGTGTGAAAACCCACCAAATCACAACTTAAAACACCGCGCAATATCTCTTGTCTTACAGGAAGAATACGATAGATCTCGGACGATGGGAACGGCGTATGCAAAAACCAACCTAACTTCACATTTTGCAATTTCTTGGTTTCATTGATATAGTTCCTAATTAACTCGGGTAATAGCATTAGGTGATAATCGTGAACCCAAACAATATCGTTCTCCTTGATATTCATCTGGATCTCTCGAGCAAATGCCAGGTTGGCCTCGTTGTAAGCTAACCACGCTTGCTCATCAAAATTAATCTCGCCAGGGTGATAGTGAAACAACGGCCAAAGTATAGAATTACTAAATCCATTATAATGTAGGTCGGCTAGTTCATCACTTAAAAATATAGGAATAGCATTGAAATTCTTTAAAAGATCAGCCTTAACCTTTTCCTTATCTTCATCAGGTATCTCAAGACCTGGCCAACCATACCACTGGAACGTGGTTGATTTTTTTAGACCTTGAAGAGCAGTAACCAATCCACCTGATGACATAGAATACGTATATTCACCAGTTTCTgcatttttttttatagTTACAGGTAGCCTATTCGATACAACAATAACATCATTGACTACATTTTCCTTCTCAATGTTTTCACTCTTTGTGAGACTATTGCCATGACTAGTCTTCAAAGGTTCAATTTCTTTACCATTTGCTGATTCACTCATAACTAACCTTTATGTCAATTAGCCTTTGTTTAATATTTgattattttattaataatcCTAATAATACTAATATATTTTGTAATTGTATTGCTGTAATAGTTTAATTTATTCTTTATAATATCTTTATCTTGTGACCTagtaaaaaaaaaacctaGATATTTCTATTGCAGTTCTATTACAGTTCTATTACAATCTTTTTTCGTTTTGCCGCTTTATAATTTTTTAAACGTAATATCGTTATATAGTCCAATTGGTTTAAGTATTGGGGGCGATTTATCACCTCCTTTAAATTGTAGGATATATGTCCCTGCGGTTCAATCACGGGATACCCGAGATTCGAGAAACAGTTGCTTGAAGCAACAGGGGCGCAAAAATTAAAGTCACAACTACGAAATAGCCGGGGAGGGGCGGCATTGATCACGTGAGAGAAAGTTTCCAGTTGGTATAGGAGACGGCAAGCCACCGACCGGAGGGCGGGAGAAGTAGCAATGGATGGGTTCTTCTAGGCGGTTCGAGGAAACTCCTGAGGCCTGTCTTTTGCAGCACTAGGTACAGACTCTATAGCGCGATTTCAGCCGTTGGCGGCGCGGGGCACAGGCGCCTCTAACGGCATATATCACATGACCTGGTGGAAAGTGGTCACGTGGCAAACGCGGTGTCCGGCGCACGTGACGCAAATCTAAAGCTTCGTTTTTTGATTATTTGGAAACTGCTTTTAAGGGtatttaataaataaagCATAGCACAAGAGTTTAGTAGCGACCAGAACAAGGAAAACAGCAGTATTTGGGTCGCGCTTCAGTGCATTGGTCGAATTTTATCAAATTGAAGTTGGATGGATGAACCACAGGAGTATTCAGATCCTATTCTTAGTGAGTTCCGAGATAGAACGCGCATTGATACAGCCAAGTTAGCGGGATTAGTAGAAAAACAACATCGGGGTACTTATGGAAAAAGGGATGAAGATGTATTAGAAAACTGTGAGAGAGCGTTGGTGATATACACGGAGCTTCTGAAGTTAAAGTTGCTGTTGAGAAAGACATGGGATTTGCAGGTGCTCGATAAGTCGGTGCTAGTACGGTTTGGGTTGCGACCCGTTAAAGTTGCTAGCGAAGCCATTGAGCCTATAAATACGACAGAGGATATGTACAGGGATGTTGCGCTCAAGACTATAGCGAAGTGCGATAAACTATCGAAGGCATTAGAAGATATAACGGGCGGTGTGGACAGTACGTTACAGGTGATCCAGCGAACAGTACGCGGACGAGTACAAGCATTTTACATGCGAGACTCGGTATGCATACTTCTTGAATTGTGGTTTTTATGTGGTGAATTATTGAGGGAATTGAAGCGAACGGTGGCATCATTTTTTATGAAAGCGAAACTTTTGCTCATTGATTATGAGCTTGAGTGTGTGCAGCAATCAATTATACTCCAGGACTCACTGAGAGAACAGTATACAATGCTTGGGGAGACGATAATTTCGTATCGATCGTTTATGAAGGTGCTGATTCTACAATTACAGGATTCAGAAGCGAACCAAGACGCTGAACTGTTCGAGGACTGCCTTGGTGTGTTTTTGGAGATTGAGGGTATGTACCAGTCGCTTAACATGAATTGGCTGCTTTTGGAAACCAATTTGGTAAAACATGAGTCCGCTTCGTATCAAGCAAACGCATTTAGTGAGGGAGGAAGTTATGTGCTTGACTCACTTGATCGATTTGAGGAAGATCCAG
The Eremothecium sinecaudum strain ATCC 58844 chromosome II, complete sequence DNA segment above includes these coding regions:
- the TPS1 gene encoding alpha,alpha-trehalose-phosphate synthase (UDP-forming) TPS1 (Syntenic homolog of Ashbya gossypii ADL378W; Syntenic homolog of Saccharomyces cerevisiae YBR126C (TPS1)), which gives rise to MSESANGKEIEPLKTSHGNSLTKSENIEKENVVNDVIVVSNRLPVTIKKNAETGEYTYSMSSGGLVTALQGLKKSTTFQWYGWPGLEIPDEDKEKVKADLLKNFNAIPIFLSDELADLHYNGFSNSILWPLFHYHPGEINFDEQAWLAYNEANLAFAREIQMNIKENDIVWVHDYHLMLLPELIRNYINETKKLQNVKLGWFLHTPFPSSEIYRILPVRQEILRGVLSCDLVGFHTYDYARHFLSAVQRVLNVNTLPNGVEFGGRFVNVAAFPIGIDVDNFTEGLKQESVIARVKQLKETFKDCKIIVGVDRLDYIKGVPHKLHAMEVFLNEHPEWIGKVVLVQVAVPSRGDVEEYQYLRTMVNELVGRINGQFGTVEFVPIHFMHKSIPFSELISLYSVSDVCLVSSTRDGMNLVSYEYIACQQEIKGTLILSEFTGAAQSLNSAIIVNPWNTDELSEAIHESLTLPTEKREANWEKLYKYISKYTSAFWGENFVQELQKLTAQR
- the MDM36 gene encoding Mdm36p (Syntenic homolog of Ashbya gossypii ADL379C; Syntenic homolog of Saccharomyces cerevisiae YPR083W (MDM36)) codes for the protein MDEPQEYSDPILSEFRDRTRIDTAKLAGLVEKQHRGTYGKRDEDVLENCERALVIYTELLKLKLLLRKTWDLQVLDKSVLVRFGLRPVKVASEAIEPINTTEDMYRDVALKTIAKCDKLSKALEDITGGVDSTLQVIQRTVRGRVQAFYMRDSVCILLELWFLCGELLRELKRTVASFFMKAKLLLIDYELECVQQSIILQDSLREQYTMLGETIISYRSFMKVLILQLQDSEANQDAELFEDCLGVFLEIEGMYQSLNMNWLLLETNLVKHESASYQANAFSEGGSYVLDSLDRFEEDPVHEDVSCDEASSASLSHMGTEDTAISSVVSEKRPMDMGFRRLSEHSDFSMNIDHTSISQELPSLLKAFNNAKRLERELESLRASPTHTHSSRPVSPKRNYPVFANSISGFIHEPSSICASVPEQSGAMALKNFATQMNEINTGLGGKLVGNLKDRQDMLKLFSPGSTSNFVNRPPGQMQGFSSNILNSLYGIRSPQR